A genomic window from Salvia miltiorrhiza cultivar Shanhuang (shh) chromosome 5, IMPLAD_Smil_shh, whole genome shotgun sequence includes:
- the LOC130984986 gene encoding probable ribose-5-phosphate isomerase 3, chloroplastic, whose product MAATLSLLPPASLSSLRRQSHLRPKFSVKASAPVLTQDDLKKLAADKAVEYVKSGMVLGLGTGSTAAFVVDKLGALLNSGALSGIVGVPTSKRTQEQAAALGIPLATLDSHPHIDLAIDGADEVDPNLDLVKGRGGALLREKMVEAASDKFVVVVDDSKLVTGLGGSGLAMPVEVVQFCWNYNLVRLSELFKEEGCDAKLRLDADGKPYVTDNSNYIVDLYFKTPIKDSAAAGREIAALEGVVDHGLFLDMATAVIIAGGSGITVKTK is encoded by the coding sequence ATGGCCGCCACCTTATCCCTCCTGCCCCCCGCCTCCCTCTCCTCCCTCCGCCGCCAATCCCACCTCCGCCCCAAATTCTCCGTCAAGGCCTCCGCCCCCGTCCTCACCCAAGACGACCTCAAGAAGCTCGCCGCCGACAAGGCCGTCGAGTACGTCAAGAGCGGCATGGTCCTCGGCCTCGGCACCGGCTCCACCGCCGCCTTCGTCGTCGACAAGCTCGGCGCCCTCCTCAACTCCGGCGCCCTCTCCGGCATCGTCGGCGTCCCCACCTCCAAGCGCACCCAGGAGCAGGCCGCCGCCCTCGGCATCCCCCTCGCCACCCTCGACTCCCACCCCCACATCGACCTCGCCATCGACGGCGCCGACGAGGTCGACCCCAACCTTGACCTCGTCAAGGGCCGCGGCGGCGCCCTCCTCCGCGAGAAGATGGTCGAGGCCGCCTCCGACAAGTTTGTTGTCGTCGTCGACGACTCTAAATTGGTAACGGGGCTAGGTGGATCGGGGCTCGCCATGCCCGTCGAGGTGGTGCAGTTCTGCTGGAACTACAACCTCGTCAGGCTAAGCGAGCTGTTCAAGGAGGAGGGCTGCGACGCGAAGCTCCGATTGGACGCCGACGGGAAGCCTTACGTCACGGATAACTCCAATTACATTGTCGATCTGTATTTCAAGACTCCGATCAAGGATTCCGCCGCCGCGGGGAGGGAGATCGCCGCCTTGGAAGGGGTGGTGGATCACGGCTTGTTCTTGGATATGGCCACCGCCGTCATTATCGCCGGTGGGAGTGGGATCACCGTCAAGACTAAATGA